A window from Cellulomonas sp. C5510 encodes these proteins:
- a CDS encoding MaoC/PaaZ C-terminal domain-containing protein codes for MEEQHDMAIKTEMVGQWFGPFEREYTTRDLSLFALGSGCAVDGRTDLEYVYEKDMKVLPTFGAMPIVDSEVTRTIDYGYDYAGSLHWSFDLTFHQPITRLEGRLSTRVLLKGLYDRGPGKGLLAQHVGETRDEDGTLLFTNESWDCLIYDGGWGGPAAPKDLVEMPDRPADIAVEERIPENQALIYRLSGDYHPQHVDWEYAAANGQPRPILHAVSFAGVVCRHAIRSLFPGEPERLRRFKTRITAPVLPGSTLRTELWRMDEHRAHFRLVDADDPTAKPHLNWGVVEWS; via the coding sequence ATGGAGGAGCAGCACGACATGGCGATCAAGACCGAGATGGTCGGGCAGTGGTTCGGCCCGTTCGAGCGCGAGTACACCACCCGGGACCTCAGCCTGTTCGCGCTCGGGTCCGGGTGCGCCGTGGACGGCCGCACCGACCTCGAGTACGTCTACGAGAAGGACATGAAGGTGCTGCCGACCTTCGGCGCCATGCCGATCGTCGACTCCGAGGTCACGCGCACCATCGACTACGGGTACGACTACGCCGGGTCCCTGCACTGGAGCTTCGACCTGACGTTCCACCAGCCGATCACGCGGCTCGAGGGGCGGCTCTCGACCCGCGTGCTCCTCAAGGGCCTCTACGACCGCGGGCCGGGCAAGGGTCTGCTGGCGCAGCACGTCGGCGAGACCCGCGACGAGGACGGGACGCTGCTGTTCACGAACGAGTCGTGGGACTGCCTCATCTACGACGGCGGCTGGGGCGGGCCCGCCGCGCCCAAGGACCTGGTCGAGATGCCCGACCGGCCCGCCGACATCGCCGTCGAGGAGCGGATCCCCGAGAACCAGGCGCTGATCTACCGGCTGTCCGGGGACTACCACCCGCAGCACGTGGACTGGGAGTACGCCGCCGCGAACGGCCAGCCCCGGCCCATCCTGCACGCCGTGAGCTTCGCCGGCGTCGTCTGCCGGCACGCGATCCGCTCGCTGTTCCCGGGCGAGCCCGAGCGGCTCCGGCGGTTCAAGACCCGCATCACCGCCCCCGTGCTCCCCGGCTCCACGCTGCGCACCGAGCTGTGGCGGATGGACGAGCACCGGGCGCACTTCCGCCTGGTCGACGCCGACGACCCGACCGCCAAGCCGCACCTCAACTGGGGGGTCGTCGAGTGGAGCTGA
- a CDS encoding AMP-binding protein — MDTAREETLADLWHAQVGRRGDHPFLVAEDATGAVRTYGYRQFDALVASAAAAMRRLGVGPGDAVVLHLPLGAELVRHLLAVMASGAVAVVQDPGSPAPECAHVAQRVRARLAVCTPEAAGRYAGVPGLRVVGPADAAAPVGSGAGASPGAGVTGHDTAGVVFTSGSTATPKGVVLTHANLVFSGRFVQWQATLGPEDRLLTTMPACHVNFQLNALLPVIAAGATLVVVERYSARRFWHQVQAHRATVVQSIAMIVRTQLCRPVEPGERDHHVREVLYYLPLPDAEKQEYERRFGVRLLNSYGTSECLVGAITDPPAGERRWPSIGRVGPGYEARVAGPDGRALPPGEPGEIQLRGEPGVSLMAGYLDDPESTAAAYDADGWMRTGDLGYVDADGWYYFLDRRSRIIKRGAENVSPARVEAVLLEHPGVAQAAVVGVPDPVYDQAVLAVVVPRPGVALTEADVRAHCAARLPAPAVPGTVQVADRLPRTASYKVATGTLSARAAAGSAGSARSART, encoded by the coding sequence ATGGACACTGCACGCGAGGAGACGCTCGCCGACCTGTGGCACGCGCAGGTGGGCCGGCGGGGCGACCACCCCTTCCTGGTGGCCGAGGACGCGACGGGCGCCGTGCGCACGTACGGGTACCGCCAGTTCGACGCGCTCGTGGCGTCGGCGGCCGCCGCGATGCGCCGGCTCGGGGTCGGCCCGGGCGACGCCGTGGTGCTGCACCTGCCGCTGGGCGCCGAGCTGGTGCGCCACCTGCTGGCCGTCATGGCGTCCGGCGCCGTCGCGGTGGTGCAGGACCCGGGCAGCCCCGCCCCGGAGTGCGCGCACGTGGCGCAGCGCGTCCGGGCGCGGCTGGCCGTCTGCACCCCGGAGGCCGCCGGGCGGTACGCCGGTGTGCCCGGGCTGCGGGTCGTCGGGCCCGCGGACGCCGCGGCGCCCGTCGGGTCCGGTGCCGGCGCGTCGCCCGGTGCCGGCGTCACGGGACACGACACGGCCGGGGTGGTGTTCACCTCCGGGTCGACGGCCACCCCCAAGGGCGTCGTCCTCACCCACGCCAACCTGGTGTTCTCCGGGCGCTTCGTGCAGTGGCAGGCCACGCTCGGCCCCGAGGACCGGCTGCTGACGACCATGCCGGCGTGCCACGTGAACTTCCAGCTCAACGCGTTGCTGCCGGTCATCGCGGCCGGCGCCACCCTGGTGGTCGTCGAGCGGTACTCGGCGCGGCGGTTCTGGCACCAGGTGCAGGCGCACCGCGCCACCGTCGTGCAGTCCATCGCGATGATCGTGCGCACCCAGCTCTGCCGGCCCGTCGAGCCGGGGGAGCGGGACCACCACGTCCGCGAGGTCCTGTACTACCTGCCGCTGCCCGACGCCGAGAAGCAGGAGTACGAGCGCCGCTTCGGCGTCCGGCTGCTGAACTCGTACGGCACCAGCGAGTGCCTGGTCGGGGCGATCACCGACCCGCCCGCCGGCGAGCGGCGCTGGCCGTCCATCGGCCGCGTCGGTCCCGGGTACGAGGCGCGCGTCGCCGGCCCCGACGGCCGCGCGCTGCCGCCCGGGGAGCCGGGGGAGATCCAGCTCCGAGGCGAGCCCGGCGTCAGCCTCATGGCGGGGTACCTCGACGACCCGGAGTCCACCGCGGCGGCGTACGACGCCGACGGCTGGATGCGCACCGGTGACCTCGGGTACGTCGACGCCGACGGCTGGTACTACTTCCTCGACCGGCGCTCGCGGATCATCAAGCGCGGCGCCGAGAACGTCTCACCGGCGCGCGTCGAGGCGGTGCTGCTGGAGCACCCCGGCGTCGCGCAGGCCGCGGTGGTCGGCGTCCCGGACCCGGTCTACGACCAGGCGGTGCTCGCCGTCGTGGTCCCACGGCCCGGCGTCGCGCTCACCGAGGCCGACGTCCGCGCCCACTGCGCAGCGCGGCTGCCCGCGCCCGCCGTCCCGGGCACCGTGCAGGTCGCCGACCGGCTGCCGCGCACCGCCAGCTACAAGGTCGCCACCGGGACGCTGTCCGCCCGCGCGGCCGCCGGTTCCGCCGGTTCCGCCCGCAGCGCCCGCACCTGA
- the caiB gene encoding L-carnitine CoA-transferase — MTAAGGAVPEFGVLAGVKVVYAAVEIAAPTAAALMAEWGADVVWIENTRTGDSMRDTAWVKEMERRNQRSVALNPFTEQGREVLLDLVADADIFIESSKGPTYARRGITDELLWERNPALVIVHVSGFGQYGVPERVNRAAYDLTVQAYSGYLAQNGTPEQPMAPLPYVGDYFTSEMVTASALAALHKARTTGQGESIDVAMYEVMLRVGAYYLMDYLNAGTRYPRPGARHPNLCGIGEYRCADGFIGLCVYGVPQNKYLLERIGLGHLWGTEDYPEDTAALWLDGPAAQLIEEHLDAFCLTQKARELEDELSAVGIAANAVLEFEDLLAEEHVAQREAIVDWRTHDGDPVRGVGIVPKFARHPGRIWRPMPTLGMDTDTVLAEAGYAPERIERLAADGTIRRG; from the coding sequence GTGACCGCCGCCGGGGGCGCCGTCCCCGAGTTCGGCGTGCTGGCGGGCGTGAAGGTCGTCTACGCGGCGGTCGAGATCGCCGCGCCCACGGCCGCCGCGCTGATGGCCGAGTGGGGCGCCGACGTCGTGTGGATCGAGAACACCCGCACGGGCGACTCCATGCGCGACACCGCGTGGGTCAAGGAGATGGAGCGCCGCAACCAGCGGTCCGTCGCCCTCAACCCGTTCACCGAGCAGGGCCGGGAGGTGCTGCTCGACCTCGTCGCGGACGCCGACATCTTCATCGAGTCGTCCAAGGGCCCCACGTACGCCCGGCGCGGCATCACCGACGAGCTGCTCTGGGAGCGCAACCCCGCGCTCGTGATCGTGCACGTGTCGGGCTTCGGCCAGTACGGGGTGCCCGAGCGCGTGAACCGCGCCGCCTACGACCTCACCGTCCAGGCGTACTCCGGCTACCTCGCGCAGAACGGCACCCCCGAGCAGCCCATGGCCCCGCTGCCGTACGTCGGGGACTACTTCACCTCCGAGATGGTGACGGCCTCCGCGCTCGCGGCCCTGCACAAGGCCCGCACCACCGGGCAGGGCGAGAGCATCGACGTGGCGATGTACGAGGTGATGCTCCGCGTCGGTGCGTACTACCTCATGGACTACCTCAACGCCGGCACGCGGTACCCGCGCCCCGGCGCCCGGCACCCCAACCTGTGCGGCATCGGCGAGTACCGGTGCGCGGACGGCTTCATCGGGCTGTGCGTCTACGGCGTCCCGCAGAACAAGTACCTGCTGGAGCGCATCGGGCTCGGCCACCTGTGGGGGACCGAGGACTACCCGGAGGACACGGCGGCGCTGTGGCTCGACGGCCCCGCGGCGCAGCTGATCGAGGAGCACCTCGACGCGTTCTGCCTCACGCAGAAGGCCCGGGAGCTGGAGGACGAGCTGTCGGCCGTCGGCATCGCGGCGAACGCCGTGCTCGAGTTCGAGGACCTGCTGGCCGAGGAGCACGTGGCCCAGCGCGAGGCGATCGTCGACTGGCGGACGCACGACGGCGACCCGGTCCGAGGCGTCGGCATCGTGCCGAAGTTCGCCCGCCACCCGGGCCGGATCTGGCGCCCCATGCCGACGCTCGGCATGGACACCGACACCGTGCTCGCGGAGGCGGGGTACGCGCCGGAGCGCATCGAGCGCCTGGCGGCCGACGGGACGATCCGGAGAGGGTGA
- the caiA gene encoding crotonobetainyl-CoA dehydrogenase, translating to MDFRLTEDQQLMVQAVRELMESESWEPYFAQCDAAHEYPQRWVAALCELGVDTILLPEEHGGLDAGWTTVAAVWEELGRLGAPTYVLYQLPTLRTVLEVGTPEQIERILSYVGTGRQIWNFAMTEPGAGSSFAAMSTTYTRRDGKVYLNGHKTFITSSLGVDQLVVMARDADDMDQYTEWFVDLSLPGITREPLDKLGLRMDSCCEIYFDQVELREEDRFGGEGQGFARTVADFDLERFLVAACDYGWALCAFEDAVRYANQREQGGQAIGRYQLVQDKIARMRIALTTMRAMVYETAWKADNGLLGKGDASMAKLYCTQAAAQVVDDAIQVLGGIAVTGAHRVARFYRDLRVERISGGTDEMMVLTVARAALKEYR from the coding sequence ATGGATTTCCGACTGACCGAGGACCAGCAGCTGATGGTCCAGGCCGTCCGCGAGCTGATGGAGAGCGAGAGCTGGGAGCCGTACTTCGCGCAGTGCGACGCCGCCCACGAGTACCCGCAGCGCTGGGTCGCCGCGCTGTGCGAGCTGGGGGTCGACACGATCCTGCTGCCCGAGGAGCACGGCGGGCTCGACGCCGGCTGGACGACCGTCGCGGCGGTCTGGGAGGAGCTGGGCCGCCTGGGAGCGCCCACGTACGTGCTCTACCAGCTGCCGACGCTGCGCACCGTGCTGGAGGTCGGCACGCCGGAGCAGATCGAGCGGATCCTGTCCTACGTCGGCACCGGCCGGCAGATCTGGAACTTCGCGATGACCGAGCCGGGCGCCGGCTCCAGCTTCGCCGCGATGTCCACCACGTACACCCGCCGGGACGGCAAGGTGTACCTCAACGGCCACAAGACGTTCATCACGTCGTCCCTGGGCGTGGACCAGCTCGTGGTCATGGCACGTGACGCCGACGACATGGACCAGTACACCGAGTGGTTCGTCGACCTGTCCCTGCCGGGCATCACGCGCGAGCCGCTCGACAAGCTGGGTCTGCGGATGGACTCGTGCTGCGAGATCTACTTCGACCAGGTGGAGCTGCGCGAGGAGGACCGGTTCGGCGGCGAGGGGCAGGGCTTCGCGCGCACCGTCGCGGACTTCGACCTCGAGCGGTTCCTCGTCGCGGCGTGCGACTACGGCTGGGCGCTGTGCGCCTTCGAGGACGCCGTGCGGTACGCGAACCAGCGCGAGCAGGGCGGGCAGGCGATCGGCCGCTACCAGCTCGTGCAGGACAAGATCGCCCGGATGCGCATCGCGCTCACCACCATGCGCGCGATGGTCTACGAGACCGCCTGGAAGGCCGACAACGGCCTGCTCGGCAAGGGCGACGCGTCGATGGCCAAGCTGTACTGCACGCAGGCGGCGGCGCAGGTCGTCGACGACGCGATCCAGGTGCTGGGCGGCATCGCCGTCACCGGCGCCCACCGGGTGGCCCGGTTCTACCGGGACCTGCGCGTGGAGCGGATCTCCGGCGGCACCGACGAGATGATGGTGCTGACCGTCGCCCGCGCGGCCCTCAAGGAGTACCGGTGA
- a CDS encoding alpha/beta hydrolase fold domain-containing protein, which produces MAAVDVLARLTPGMREVLEIQTDLAARLARPGSDLEVLRANYAAEHRWWNEGGPRMARSTSAAVATPHGPVPVRVHHPEPFAGDGGPAGTLVYLHGGGFVLGDLDSYDRILRELAAATGAVVVGVAYSLSPEAKVPQAVEEAAAVVRHLAAHPGDMGVPPGPVALAGDSAGAAMALATALHLRASGGPQPSALLLWYGLYGLRDSASRRLLGGPWDGLAPEDLAFYTAAYTSGPDDLAGPYVDCLGADPDLLASLPPTYVAATDLDPLLDDSVALAGLLDHHGVPHRLHVLTGVLHGFLHCSRTLPEAREALAAGAAFHREHLPANHPLENREAHRWISD; this is translated from the coding sequence ATGGCGGCGGTCGACGTGCTGGCGCGCCTCACCCCGGGGATGCGGGAGGTCCTGGAGATCCAGACCGACCTCGCGGCCCGGCTGGCCCGCCCCGGGTCCGACCTCGAGGTGCTGCGGGCGAACTACGCCGCCGAGCACCGCTGGTGGAACGAGGGCGGTCCGCGGATGGCGCGCAGCACGTCGGCCGCCGTGGCCACCCCGCACGGGCCCGTGCCCGTGCGGGTGCACCACCCGGAGCCGTTCGCCGGCGACGGCGGCCCGGCCGGCACCCTCGTGTACCTGCACGGCGGCGGCTTCGTCCTCGGCGACCTGGACTCCTACGACCGCATCCTGCGGGAGCTGGCGGCCGCCACCGGCGCGGTCGTGGTCGGCGTGGCGTACAGCCTGTCGCCGGAGGCCAAGGTGCCGCAGGCCGTCGAGGAGGCCGCCGCCGTCGTGCGGCACCTCGCGGCCCACCCCGGTGACATGGGCGTCCCGCCCGGGCCGGTGGCGCTGGCCGGCGACTCGGCGGGTGCGGCGATGGCGCTGGCCACGGCCCTGCACCTCCGGGCCTCCGGCGGGCCGCAGCCGTCGGCGCTGCTGCTCTGGTACGGGCTGTACGGGCTGCGCGACTCCGCGTCCCGCCGCCTGCTGGGCGGCCCGTGGGACGGGCTCGCCCCGGAGGACCTCGCGTTCTACACCGCGGCCTACACCTCCGGCCCGGACGACCTCGCCGGCCCGTACGTCGACTGCCTCGGCGCCGACCCGGACCTGCTCGCGTCGCTGCCGCCCACCTACGTGGCTGCGACCGACCTCGACCCGCTGCTGGACGACTCCGTGGCCCTCGCCGGGCTGCTGGACCACCACGGCGTGCCGCACCGCCTGCACGTGCTGACCGGCGTGCTGCACGGCTTCCTGCACTGCTCCCGGACGCTGCCCGAGGCCCGGGAGGCCCTGGCGGCGGGCGCCGCGTTCCACCGCGAGCACCTGCCTGCGAACCACCCCCTGGAGAACCGAGAGGCCCATCGATGGATTTCCGACTGA
- a CDS encoding MFS transporter — translation MSRRTIGSADREVGAAGLSPARRWIVLILVSMGSSTIYAPAYLKNTFYDAQLESLHLTNTQVGQLMSAYAWTAVAVYLFSGLIADRVRMRTLSATGFFTTAVLTFWYAMLPSFGVLIGIFIGMGLSTILLWWGVRYKLVRLVSTEEDYSRSIGISYGFYGAAGLLIGVIGTWVLGAFADDAQGAFRTFLLVIGAMIALLGVLSLVFIPRFEGEISGEGSVRAVLVDAWRALANPVVLLTSACLFFVYFFYTCTSYTAPYMTALGADATVTNAVSVVRTYGITLLAGPLFGMLAHKAKKSSLVIWIGSALAAVAFGVVAALPGEEGSIVAIAVLAVALGFIANGVFGICSGMLTEGKVPLAAFGAATGVLSVIGFLPDTFSAIWLGSILDDAEAAGDVTTAYPTVFLILAGIAVVAALAALALQLYVRSHRGRLEAAYAAGAGDTTGAAAVGAAA, via the coding sequence ATGTCGCGCAGGACTATCGGCTCGGCCGACCGGGAGGTCGGGGCGGCAGGGCTCAGCCCCGCCCGTCGATGGATCGTGCTGATCCTGGTCAGCATGGGCAGCAGCACGATCTATGCCCCGGCCTACCTGAAGAACACCTTCTACGACGCGCAGCTCGAGTCGCTGCACCTGACCAACACGCAGGTCGGGCAGCTGATGAGCGCGTACGCCTGGACCGCCGTGGCGGTCTACCTGTTCTCGGGCCTCATCGCGGACAGGGTCCGGATGCGCACCCTGTCCGCGACGGGGTTCTTCACCACCGCGGTGCTGACGTTCTGGTACGCGATGCTGCCGTCGTTCGGCGTGCTGATCGGCATCTTCATCGGCATGGGCCTGTCCACGATCCTGCTGTGGTGGGGCGTGCGGTACAAGCTCGTGCGGCTGGTCTCCACGGAGGAGGACTACTCGCGCTCCATCGGGATCAGCTACGGGTTCTACGGCGCGGCCGGCCTGCTGATCGGGGTCATCGGCACGTGGGTGCTGGGGGCGTTCGCCGACGACGCACAGGGCGCGTTCCGTACGTTCCTGCTGGTGATCGGCGCGATGATCGCGCTGCTCGGTGTGCTGTCGCTGGTGTTCATCCCGCGGTTCGAGGGCGAGATCAGCGGTGAGGGCTCCGTGCGGGCCGTGCTCGTGGACGCCTGGCGGGCGCTGGCGAACCCGGTGGTCCTGCTGACGTCGGCCTGCCTGTTCTTCGTCTACTTCTTCTACACCTGCACGTCCTACACGGCGCCGTACATGACGGCGCTCGGTGCGGACGCCACGGTCACCAACGCCGTCTCGGTCGTGCGGACCTACGGCATCACCCTGCTCGCCGGCCCGCTGTTCGGGATGCTCGCCCACAAGGCGAAGAAGTCCTCGCTGGTGATCTGGATCGGCTCGGCGCTCGCCGCCGTCGCGTTCGGCGTCGTCGCGGCGCTGCCGGGCGAGGAGGGCAGCATCGTCGCGATCGCGGTGCTGGCCGTGGCGCTCGGGTTCATCGCGAACGGCGTGTTCGGCATCTGCTCCGGCATGCTGACCGAGGGCAAGGTGCCGCTGGCGGCCTTCGGCGCGGCGACGGGTGTGCTGTCGGTCATCGGGTTCCTGCCCGACACGTTCTCCGCGATCTGGCTCGGCTCGATCCTCGACGACGCGGAGGCCGCGGGCGACGTCACGACCGCGTACCCCACGGTGTTCCTGATCCTCGCCGGGATCGCGGTGGTGGCCGCGCTGGCCGCGCTCGCCCTGCAGCTCTACGTGCGCTCGCACCGGGGCCGCCTGGAGGCCGCGTACGCCGCGGGCGCCGGCGACACCACCGGCGCGGCGGCGGTGGGGGCGGCGGCCTGA
- the gndA gene encoding NADP-dependent phosphogluconate dehydrogenase — MSAAPAAQIGVTGLAVMGRNLARNLARHGYTVAVHNRSQARTDSLVAEHGHEGTFVPSVTTEEFVASLERPRKIVVMVKAGAATDAVIDELVPLLDEGDIVIDAGNAHFPDTRRREAALRARGLHFVGTGVSGGEEGALNGPSIMPGGSRESYEVLGPILEDISAKVDGVPCCTYVGPDGAGHFVKMVHNGIEYADMQLIAEAYDLLKQGLGASAAEIADIFRTWNEGDLESFLIEITAEVLSQVDAETGAAFVDVVLDQAEQKGTGRWTVQNGLDLGVPITGIAEATFARALSGSVPQRTAARGTLPAHAAPIAVADRDAFVEDVRLALYASKVVAYSQGFDQIAAASAENGWDIDRGAMARIWRGGCIIRARFLNRITEAYERDGDLPLLLADEYFTGAVANGVAAWRRVVAQAALAGVPVPAFSSSLAYYDGVRAERLPAALIQAQRDFFGAHTYRRTDRDGTFHTDWSGDRTEQPA, encoded by the coding sequence ATGTCCGCTGCACCTGCCGCACAGATCGGCGTCACCGGCCTGGCCGTCATGGGCCGGAACCTCGCCCGGAACCTGGCCCGGCACGGCTACACGGTCGCGGTGCACAACCGCTCGCAGGCCCGCACCGACTCGCTGGTCGCGGAGCACGGTCACGAGGGCACGTTCGTGCCGTCCGTGACCACCGAGGAGTTCGTCGCCTCGCTCGAGCGTCCCCGGAAGATCGTCGTGATGGTGAAGGCCGGCGCCGCGACCGACGCGGTCATCGACGAGCTCGTGCCCCTGCTGGACGAGGGCGACATCGTGATCGACGCGGGCAACGCGCACTTCCCCGACACCCGCCGGCGCGAGGCGGCGCTGCGTGCCCGCGGCCTGCACTTCGTGGGGACGGGCGTGTCCGGCGGCGAGGAGGGGGCCCTCAACGGACCCTCGATCATGCCGGGCGGCTCGCGCGAGTCGTACGAGGTGCTCGGCCCGATCCTGGAGGACATCTCCGCGAAGGTCGACGGGGTGCCGTGCTGCACGTACGTCGGCCCGGACGGGGCGGGGCACTTCGTCAAGATGGTGCACAACGGCATCGAGTACGCCGACATGCAGCTCATCGCCGAGGCGTACGACCTGCTCAAGCAGGGCCTGGGGGCGTCGGCCGCCGAGATCGCCGACATCTTCCGGACGTGGAACGAGGGCGACCTGGAGTCGTTCCTCATCGAGATCACCGCCGAGGTGCTGTCCCAGGTGGACGCGGAGACCGGGGCGGCGTTCGTCGACGTCGTGCTGGACCAGGCGGAGCAGAAGGGCACCGGCCGCTGGACCGTGCAGAACGGCCTGGACCTGGGCGTGCCGATCACCGGCATCGCGGAGGCGACGTTCGCCCGCGCCCTGTCCGGCTCCGTCCCGCAGCGCACGGCGGCCCGGGGGACGCTGCCCGCCCACGCCGCGCCGATCGCGGTGGCCGACCGGGACGCGTTCGTCGAGGACGTGCGCCTCGCGCTGTACGCCTCCAAGGTCGTCGCGTACTCCCAGGGCTTCGACCAGATCGCCGCCGCGTCCGCCGAGAACGGCTGGGACATCGACCGCGGCGCCATGGCCCGCATCTGGCGGGGCGGCTGCATCATCCGCGCCCGGTTCCTCAACCGCATCACCGAGGCGTACGAGCGCGACGGCGACCTGCCGCTGCTGCTGGCCGACGAGTACTTCACCGGCGCCGTGGCGAACGGCGTCGCCGCGTGGCGCCGGGTCGTGGCGCAGGCCGCGCTCGCCGGCGTCCCCGTGCCCGCGTTCTCGTCCTCGCTCGCGTACTACGACGGGGTGCGGGCCGAGCGGCTGCCGGCGGCGCTGATCCAGGCGCAGCGCGACTTCTTCGGCGCGCACACCTACCGGCGCACCGACAGGGACGGCACGTTCCACACCGACTGGTCCGGCGACCGCACCGAGCAGCCCGCGTGA
- a CDS encoding DUF3000 domain-containing protein, whose amino-acid sequence MSTGPRDAPPEFLRALRSLRGVTLRPEVSLEEAPGPTRIAPYTAALVAEVRSSRRDPEADALATGRFVVLHDPAGQEAWEGAFRLVTLVRATLEPEVGQDPLLAEVAWSWFSDALGSTDVDAHAAGGTVTRVLSQSFGALDERPELCELELRASWTAREPDLAPHLRAWGVLLCTVAGLPPLPDGVVALGPRH is encoded by the coding sequence GTGAGCACCGGCCCCCGTGACGCGCCACCGGAGTTCCTGCGCGCCCTGCGCTCGCTGCGCGGGGTGACACTGCGGCCGGAGGTCTCGCTGGAGGAGGCCCCCGGGCCGACGCGGATCGCCCCGTACACCGCTGCGCTCGTCGCCGAGGTCCGCAGCAGCCGCCGCGACCCCGAGGCGGACGCGCTGGCCACGGGCCGCTTCGTCGTGCTGCACGACCCGGCCGGCCAGGAGGCGTGGGAGGGTGCGTTCCGGCTGGTGACGCTCGTCCGGGCCACGCTCGAGCCCGAGGTCGGTCAGGACCCGCTGCTCGCGGAGGTGGCGTGGAGCTGGTTCTCCGACGCACTGGGCTCGACCGACGTGGACGCGCACGCCGCGGGCGGGACCGTGACCCGCGTGCTGTCCCAGTCCTTCGGGGCGCTCGACGAGCGCCCCGAGCTGTGCGAGCTCGAGCTCCGGGCGTCCTGGACGGCGCGCGAGCCCGACCTGGCACCGCACCTGCGGGCGTGGGGTGTGCTGCTGTGCACCGTCGCCGGGCTGCCCCCGCTGCCCGACGGCGTCGTGGCGCTCGGCCCGCGCCACTGA
- a CDS encoding LuxR C-terminal-related transcriptional regulator: MCVVVTELGEGDGQALVRNLRRRGSGRVILLARRAGRRDLVGLLTGGLRGAVATDPNAVVGLPGAAPGAVPSPFARSRPDLTTRELSVLRLVADGFSNRAIGEELGLSALTVKSHLARISRKLGTGDRAALVAISIRTGLLS; this comes from the coding sequence ATGTGCGTCGTCGTCACCGAGCTCGGGGAGGGCGACGGGCAGGCCCTGGTCCGCAACCTGCGCCGCCGCGGCTCCGGCCGCGTCATCCTGCTCGCCCGGCGCGCGGGCCGGCGCGACCTCGTCGGCCTGCTCACCGGCGGGCTGCGGGGAGCCGTCGCCACCGACCCCAACGCGGTCGTCGGCCTGCCGGGGGCGGCCCCCGGCGCGGTGCCGTCGCCGTTCGCCCGGAGCCGTCCCGACCTGACGACCCGCGAGCTGTCGGTGCTGCGGCTGGTGGCCGACGGCTTCAGCAACCGCGCCATCGGGGAGGAGCTCGGGCTGTCCGCGCTGACGGTCAAGAGCCACCTCGCGCGGATCTCCCGCAAGCTGGGCACCGGCGACCGCGCCGCCCTCGTGGCGATCTCGATCCGGACCGGCCTGCTGTCCTGA